Below is a window of Pseudodesulfovibrio sp. 5S69 DNA.
CCACAGCTTGCGGAACTCGCGCTTCTTGCGTTTGCGGTCCTTGTAGGAATGGCACAGGGCCTTTTCGACGCGCTCACGGGCGGTGCGGTACAGGCGGGAACCCGCTCCGCGGTAGCCCTTGGCCATTTTCAGATATTTGTTGTGACGCCGCTTGGCGGCAACTCCACGCTTTACTCTCATGGTAAAACCTCCATCGCTTTTACCTCCCGGGCCGGACGGACTCCCCCGGCGAGGTGGATTGCTTTATAGGTTGAAAGGGATCAACGGGCATCTCGTCTGGGCGCAACCGGCGTACGTGCGAGTCGGGGCCGTTCCCCGCCTCTCTTGTGACGCCGCCGGATGGCCGTATCAGGCGGATTGCTAGCCGTTGGGCAACTGACGACGGACAGCCTTCATGTTCGCGCCGTCCACGGTGGTGGACTGGCCGAGCCGACGCTTTCTCTTGGCATTCTTCTTGGTCAGAATGTGCCGGAGATTCTTGCGGCGGCGCTTGAACTTGCCGGTCGCGGTCTTGGAAAACCGCTTGGCGGCTGCGCGGCGGGTTTTGATCTTGGGCATAGTATCCTCCTAGAATGGGACCAAAGGCCCCTTCTCAAGTCTCTATTTTTTCACCGGAGCGAGCATCATCGTCATGGTCCGTCCTTCCGACATGGGCTTGCTCTCGACTTTGGCTAAATCCTGCGTGTCCACGACGACCCGTTCGAGCATGGCCAGCCCGCGGTCCTTGTGGACGATCTCGCGTCCCCGGAAGAAGATGGTCACCTTGCAGCGGTCGCCGCCTTCCAGGAACTTTACAATTTGTTTGAGCTTGGTCTGGTAATCGTGCTCGTCGGTCTTGGGCCGGAATTTGACTTCCTTGATCTTGATTACGGTCTGCTTCTTCTTCGCTTCCTGCAGCTTCTTCTGCTGCTGGTACTTGAATTTGCCGTAATCCATGATCTTGCAGACAGGCGGGTCGGCGTTGGGCGCGACCTCCACAAGATCGAGGCCCTTCTCCCGGGCGCGATCAAGCGCGTCACGGGTTGCCATTACACCGAGCTGCTCACCGTCGTCGTCCACGACCCGCACCTTGGGGATGCGGATTCTCTCGTTCCGCCGGACCAGGTCTTCCCTCTTCTGGTCCCGGCGCATGTTACCCCGAAAAGCTATAGCTCATTCCTCCTGCTTTGAAGGGCGCCTTTGCAGCATCAAGAATCAACTGCGCGGCTTCCTCCAGTGTCACCATCCCGGGGTCTTCTCCGTCTCGTGAACGGATATTGACGCACCCGGCCTCAACCTCTTTGTCACCGATTACCAACATGTACGGGATCTTCTCGACCTGAGCTTCCCGTATCTTGTAGCCGAGCTTCTCGTTGCGGGTATCCGCTTCGACGCGGATCCCCTTGGAAACGAGGAAGTCCTCGGCTTTCTTTACGAAATCTGCTTGTGCATCGGTCACGTTCAGCAAACGTGCCTGCACGGGCGCCAGCCAGACAGGATACGCACCAGCGCAGTGCTCCGTCAAGACGCCGATGAAGCGTTCGATGGAGCCGAGCATGGCGCGATGGATCATCACGGGCCTGTGCCTCTCACCGTCCTCGCCCACATATACTATGTCAAAGCGCTCTGGCAAGGTGAAATCCACTTGAATTGTGCCGCATTGCCAGCTCCGACCGATGGAGTCGCGCAGGTGGAAATCGATCTTCGGGCCGTAGAACGCGCCGTCGCCTTCGTTGATGGCGTACGGCATGCCCGATTTGTCGAGGGCCTGACGCAGCCCCTCGGTGGCCAGCTCCCAGTCCGCGTCCGAGCCGATGGACTTCTCCGGACGGGTGGACAGCTCCACGTCGAACTCGTAGTCGAACAGGGCGTAGATGTCCTGGTAGAACTTGATCAGGTTGAGGATTTCCTCCTCCACCTGATCCGGGCGGCAGATGAGGTGCGCATCGTCCTGGGTGAAGGTGCGCACGCGCATGAGCCCGTGGAGCACACCGGACTTCTCGTGGCGGTGGACCACGCCCAGCTCGAAGTAGCGCTGGGGCAGGTCGCGGTAGCTCATGATCTTCCGCTTATAGATGATCATGTGCGCCAGGCAGTTCATGGGCTTGATGCCGTAGGCCTGCTCGTCGATCTCCGTGAAATACATGTTCTCGCGGTAGTTGTCGTAGTGGCCGGACTTCTCCCACAACTCCCGCTTGAGGATGATCGGGCCCTGGACCAACTGGTAGCCGCGCTTGAGGTGCTCCTTGCGCTCGAAATCCTCAAGGATGGCGCGCAGGAGCATACCGCGCGGGTGCCACAGGGACATGCCCGGACCGACCTCGTCGCTGAACGAGAACAGGTCGAGTTGCTTGCCGAGCTTACGGTGGTCGCGCTTCTTGGCCTCTTCCAGGCGGGCCAGGTGCTTCTTCAGGGCCTTGGGGTCCTGCCAGGCGGTGCCGTAGATGCGCTGCAACTGCTTGTTCTTCTCGTCACCGCGCCAGTAGGCCCCGGCCACGGAGAGCAGCTT
It encodes the following:
- the rpmI gene encoding 50S ribosomal protein L35 codes for the protein MPKIKTRRAAAKRFSKTATGKFKRRRKNLRHILTKKNAKRKRRLGQSTTVDGANMKAVRRQLPNG
- the infC gene encoding translation initiation factor IF-3, with amino-acid sequence MRRDQKREDLVRRNERIRIPKVRVVDDDGEQLGVMATRDALDRAREKGLDLVEVAPNADPPVCKIMDYGKFKYQQQKKLQEAKKKQTVIKIKEVKFRPKTDEHDYQTKLKQIVKFLEGGDRCKVTIFFRGREIVHKDRGLAMLERVVVDTQDLAKVESKPMSEGRTMTMMLAPVKK
- the thrS gene encoding threonine--tRNA ligase, producing the protein MLVEISGKQVEAADGASCADVLQEGLSKKQFKNVVAARCGDAIVDLSTPVTETCTTIEPVFADSEEGLGIIRHSAAHVMAEAVKKLFPTAKVTIGPSITDGFYYDFDYERPFTPEDLEAIEKEMLSSVGANKEFTRTVMSKAEAKKLFEAKGETYKSEIMDDLGGDEFSIYTHGDFADLCRGPHVARTGQIKAFKLLSVAGAYWRGDEKNKQLQRIYGTAWQDPKALKKHLARLEEAKKRDHRKLGKQLDLFSFSDEVGPGMSLWHPRGMLLRAILEDFERKEHLKRGYQLVQGPIILKRELWEKSGHYDNYRENMYFTEIDEQAYGIKPMNCLAHMIIYKRKIMSYRDLPQRYFELGVVHRHEKSGVLHGLMRVRTFTQDDAHLICRPDQVEEEILNLIKFYQDIYALFDYEFDVELSTRPEKSIGSDADWELATEGLRQALDKSGMPYAINEGDGAFYGPKIDFHLRDSIGRSWQCGTIQVDFTLPERFDIVYVGEDGERHRPVMIHRAMLGSIERFIGVLTEHCAGAYPVWLAPVQARLLNVTDAQADFVKKAEDFLVSKGIRVEADTRNEKLGYKIREAQVEKIPYMLVIGDKEVEAGCVNIRSRDGEDPGMVTLEEAAQLILDAAKAPFKAGGMSYSFSG
- the rplT gene encoding 50S ribosomal protein L20, with translation MRVKRGVAAKRRHNKYLKMAKGYRGAGSRLYRTARERVEKALCHSYKDRKRKKREFRKLWIMRINAAARINGMSYSRLMDGLKKAGIELNRKVLADMAVRDPQVFAKIAEAAKAKVS